The Pseudomonas iranensis genome includes a window with the following:
- the gloA gene encoding lactoylglutathione lyase, with protein MSLNELNTFPGVTAAPDSATRNFVFNHTMLRVKDITKSLDFYTRVLGFSLVEKRDFPEAEFSLYFLALVDKSQIPADDAARTEWMKSIPGILELTHNHGTENDADFSYHNGNTDPRGFGHICISVPDIVAACARFEELGCDFQKRLTDGRMKSLAFIKDPDGYWVEIIQPAPL; from the coding sequence ATGAGCCTCAACGAACTGAACACTTTCCCCGGCGTGACTGCCGCGCCAGACAGCGCAACCCGCAATTTCGTGTTCAACCACACCATGCTGCGCGTGAAGGACATCACCAAGTCGCTGGATTTCTACACCCGCGTACTGGGTTTCTCGCTGGTCGAGAAGCGTGATTTCCCGGAAGCCGAGTTCAGCCTGTACTTCCTCGCGCTGGTCGATAAATCACAGATCCCGGCCGACGACGCTGCGCGTACCGAATGGATGAAATCGATCCCGGGCATTCTCGAACTGACCCACAACCACGGCACCGAAAACGATGCCGACTTCTCTTATCACAACGGCAACACCGACCCCCGCGGTTTCGGCCACATCTGCATCTCAGTGCCGGATATCGTCGCTGCGTGTGCACGGTTTGAAGAGCTGGGTTGCGATTTCCAGAAGCGTCTGACCGATGGCCGGATGAAGAGCCTGGCATTTATCAAGGATCCGGATGGTTACTGGGTTGAAATCATTCAGCCTGCGCCGCTGTAA
- a CDS encoding DUF4946 domain-containing protein, translated as MIRLLKSVFVFFALSSAVVFPAMAEPGITWPTGWEVEALPDTAPPVSRQRAVKLDADGNQVMVMELTMTQVEAGHQVNLQGVLLEMRKSIQKDFFRSGYQSVCNRIHPAALGSLSGLETTCTVTENGRHVLSQTLVAAVETDKAYVLSYAGQADVYKASADDIEAARNSLKL; from the coding sequence ATGATCCGACTGTTGAAATCCGTGTTTGTTTTTTTTGCTTTGTCGTCAGCTGTGGTTTTCCCCGCGATGGCCGAACCAGGTATCACTTGGCCGACGGGCTGGGAGGTTGAAGCATTGCCGGACACCGCGCCGCCAGTCTCGCGGCAGCGGGCGGTGAAGCTCGATGCTGATGGCAATCAGGTGATGGTGATGGAGTTGACGATGACGCAAGTGGAGGCGGGGCATCAGGTCAATTTGCAAGGCGTGCTGCTGGAGATGCGCAAATCGATCCAGAAAGATTTCTTCCGCAGTGGTTATCAGAGCGTCTGCAACAGAATTCATCCGGCTGCGCTCGGCTCATTGTCCGGGCTGGAGACGACCTGCACGGTCACCGAGAACGGTCGACACGTATTATCACAAACGTTGGTGGCAGCTGTGGAAACAGACAAGGCTTACGTACTTTCATATGCCGGTCAGGCCGACGTTTATAAGGCGAGCGCCGACGATATAGAAGCGGCGCGCAACAGCCTGAAATTATAA